The Flavobacterium sp. CBA20B-1 genome includes the window TATTTAAAACAAAATATTATTCAGTATTATAATGAGTGAAGATCACAACAACTTTAGAGACCGATTAGGTACGGTTGACGAAGAAGGAAAAAGAGTTTGGGTATATCCAAAAAAACCTGCCGGAAAATTTTATAACAAACGCAAATGGGTCAGCTATTTTTTACTACTGATTTTGCTGGCATCGCCTTTTGTAAAAATCAACGGCAATCAGTTTTTTTTGTTTAATGTTTTAGAGCGAAAATTTTCGTTTTTTGGATTCACTTTCTGGCCACAAGATTTTTATATCGTTGTGATTGGTATGATCATCGGTATTGTGTTTGTGGCACTGTTCACAGTGGTTTTTGGAAGGATTTTTTGTGGTTGGATCTGCCCGCAAACCATTTTTATGGAAATGGTTTTTAGAAGGATTGAATATTGGATAGAAGGCGACCGCGGAGCACAAATTCGCTTGAATAAACAAGAATGGAATGCTGAAAAAATCCGTAAAAAAGCGTTAAAGTGGTTCGTGTTTTTTATAGTTTCTTTTGTTATAGCCAACGTTTTTCTATCGTATATTGTAGGCAGCGACCATGTTCTATCAATGATTATAAACGGGCCAGTAAACAATATTTCTACATTTGTATCACTCATTATTTTCACAGCCGTATTTTATTTTGTATTTGTATGGTTTCGCGAACAAGTGTGCATCATCGCTTGTCCGTATGGCAGGTTGCAAGGGGTTTTGTTAGATGAAAAAACCATTGTGGTTGCTTATGATTACAAACGAGGAGAAGCTGAAAACGGTCGGGCAAAATTTCGAAAAAATGAAGATCGAAACGAAAAAGGTTTAGGCGATTGTATCGATTGTGCACAATGTGTACATGTTTGCCCAACAGGAATTGATATTCGCAACGGCACCCAATTGGAATGTGTAAACTGCACAGCGTGTATCGATGCTTGTGATTTTATGATGGAATCGGTAAATCTTCCAAAAGGATTAATCAGATACGCCTCTGAAAGCGAAATAGCAAAAAAAGAAAAATTTGTATTCACTACACGCATGAAAGGCTATACGGCTGTTTTGCTGATTCTTATTGGAATTTTAAGCGGATTGCTGTTTATGCGAAGCGATGTAGAAGCAAAAATTCTTCGCTTACCTGGTCAGCTATTTGAACATAAAGGCGATTATATCAGCAATGTATATACCTATAAAATAGCAAACAAATCAACCCAAAATTTTGATAATGTTACCATAAAACTGGCTCATCCAGAAGGAAAAATTGAATTGGTTGGGAAAAAATCAATCCAAATCCCAAAAGAAGATATGGCACAAGGAACGTTGTTCATCGAAATTCCACAAGCCGTTTTAAAAAGCGACAAAACAGAAGTGCAAATAGAGGTGTATAACAATGAAGAATTAATCGATCAAACAAAAACAAACTTTATGAGTCCACGAAGTTTTAATTAAAATAGAAAGAAAAACTAAAACAAAATCAAATGAAATTTAATTGGGGAACAGGCATCGTAATTGGTATTGCGGCATTTATGATTTTTATACTGCAATACGTGATTCGTGTGCAAATAGACGCACGTTATGACAACGAATTGGTAACAGAGCAATATTACCAAAAAGAAACCGAGGTGAATAGCAATTATTCCAAACAGCAAAATGCCAACAAATTGGCTGATGCTTTTCAGATAAAAACCACATCACAAGGAATAGCAATTTATTTTCCAAAGGATTTCAATCCGCAAGAAATAATAGGAACAGTATCCCTTTACAGGCCGTCTAATCAAGCTTTTGATCAAACAATTCCCATAGAATTGTCATCAAACTACTTGCTTATACCTAAATCTCGCTTGATAGATGGTCGTTGGGATATTAGCATTGATTTTTCTTACAAGGGCACCGATTATTTAAAACAACAAACACTCCATTTGTAATGATCATACCATTGTTATTGGGTTTGCTAAGCAGTCTGCATTGTGTGGCCATGTGCGGACCCATTGCTTTGGCATTACCTGTACACCAGTTTTCCACCACCAAAAAAACACTCTTAATTGTGCTGTATCATTTGGGTAGAATATCAGTATATACGTTGCTGGGCGTTGTTTTTGGAACGATAGGAAAAGGGTTGTTTATCACAGGTTTTCAACAACAAACATCGATTATTTTGGGGATTTGTTTAATAATAAGTGTACTTTTTTTAAATGAAAAAAGGTTGCAACAATCACTCTTAAAGTTCAATTCAAAAGGATATATGAAGTTTAAAAGTGTGTTTGGAGCATACCTTAAAAAGCGGACCGCCTTTTCTTTATATGTTTTGGGACTACTAAATGGCTTGTTGCCTTGCGCCATGATTTATATGGCATTGTTTGGAGCAACTGCCACTCAAGGTGGGGTATATGGTGGTTTGTTCATGCTTTGGTATGGTTTGGGAACCATTCCGTTGCTAACCGTTTTAATTTGGATGAGCAGTTGGATTAATAAATACTTTAAAAATAAATTGCAAAAAGCAGTACCTGTATTTTTAACTTTTACAGGAATTTTATTGATTTTAAGAGGATTAGATTTAGCAATTCCGTATGTTTCTCCATCCACCTTACAACTTTTTATATCTGCAAATCCGCAATGCTTTTGATGGTATTTTTGATGGATACAAAGTTTAAAACAATAAGTGGATGAGTGTTTACCTTTACAATTTTCAAAAGCGCTTACTATTTAATCGGTAGTTTGATAATCTTTTTCAAATTGAAATAACAAATACGAATTATCTTTTTTAAGGGATTATATCAATCATCAAGACAGCTTACTTCATCATAAAAACGAATTGGCTATCAAAATAAAAGAAGAATAGAATTATAATGAATACATTCATAATTTTAAATTGACAGAGAAAGAAATAAAATCGATTGTTTATTATCTTAAAAAGTAAAAACCATCTCATTTGCGAGATGGTTTTTTTGTGCGTATTTTTATTCCCACTTAAAACCACATCATGTATTCAAAAATAAGCCAAGAACAAGAGATCATCTTAAAAAAGTTATTAAAGCAAAAAAACGCTATCAGCTTTACACGTATTGTTTTATTAGCAGCTTCGGTTTATTTTTTATATTTAATGCTCTACCGCAAACAAGAAGTTTTTGGGTGGATGGCATTGGTTTTTATTGTTTTGTTTATACTAGTGGTAACGGTTTATTTGAAATTGCAAAGCAAAGTTGCCTATCACAAAACATTAAAGCAAATCAATACCAACGAACTTTCTTTTTTATCGGGAACACATCAGTTTAACGATGGTTTGGCGTATCAAAATCCGCAACATGCTTTTTCTTATGATTTAGATTTGTTTGGACCGCATTCTATTTTTCAGTTCATCAATCGCACGGGAACATTTTTGGGAGAAGAAGCTTTGGCTGAAAGTTTACAGCAAATTCCCACTGCCGATTACATCCTTCAAAAACAAGAAGCAATAAAGGAATTAGCACCTAATTTAACATTTCGCCAGCATTTTCAAGCGTTATCACACTTGGCTGATACTGCAAAAGAAGATGATTTGGCCATAAAAAAGTGGAGCGAATCATCCATTCAAAATCCACCAAAAGGCAATCAAATTTTAGCAATTGCTTTTCCTGTTTTACTATTTTTATCGATTCTTGGCTGGATTTTTAATCTGCACGTAGTTTTTCCAAAATTGGTATTCTTGTTTTTTACGCTGAATTTAATTGCCATGGGAAGTTTTAGCAGATTCATCATGAAAGAAATCGGTAAAAGTGACAAAATTTCCAACACATTAATGCAATATTCTAAAATGTTGCAGGCTTTTGAAAGTCAATCTTTTCAATCAAAACACCTGCAATTGCTGCAAAATCAACTCAAATTCAAACAAAATACGGCTTTCGAAATTGTAACCCAATTGGCCAATCACTTTGAAAAACTGAACACAATTGCCAATTTATTTGTTTTTATAGCATTTAATGGTTTGTTTCAGTATCATTTTTGGGTGTATAAAAAGTTGCAAAACTGGAAAAGCAACCATCAAAAACAATTGTGGGAATATATGAAAATTCTAGGTGAGGTAGAGGCATTAAACAGCTTGGCAAATTTTGCCTATAACAATTCCGATTATCAATATCCCAACATTTCTTCAGACCAAATCACTTTTGAAAATTTGGGTCATCCGTTAATTCCAAAAGAAAAAAGAGTCCGAAATTCGATAGATTTCCACAATAAAAGCTTTGTGATTTTAACAGGAAGCAATATGAGCGGTAAAAGTACTTTTTTGCGAACCATTGGTATTAATTTGGTTTTAAGTTATTGTGGCGCGCCAATCGATGCGCAACAAGCAAGCGTTTATCCTTTGCCATTGTGGGTTTCGATGCGATTAACCGATTCGCTTTCAGATAGTGAATCGTTCTTTTTTGCCGAAGTAAAACGATTGAAACAAATCGTTACCAAAGCAGAAAAACAACCCATTTTTGTTTTGCTAGACGAGATTTTAAAGGGAACGAATTCCAATGACAAGCAATCGGGAACCATTGGCGTGATTGAAAAACTGCATCAGATGAATGTGTTGGGAGTGATTGCCACACACGATTTGGAAGTATGCGAAACCACAAATAAATATCCCGAAACTATGGAAAATAAATGTTTCGAGGTGGAAATAATTAACAATGAACTCCATTTTGATTATTTGCTTAAAGACGGTATCTGCCAAAATAAAAATGCGACATTCATTATGAAAAAAATGGAGATTATTTAATGTTGATGCAAAATGAAAATTACTAAAATTTCAAAAGATTTTTTAAATCCAACAGTTTGGGACGGAGGCGAAACCTATGAATATTTTATTTATCCGCCTGGATCGAATTATTCAGAACGAAATTTTTTGTTTCGAATAAGCGTGGCAACCATCATAAAAGCACCTTCTATTTTTACTCGGTTTGAAAATTACCAGCGTTTTTTGTTGATGTTAAATGGTGATTTGCATGTGTATCAAAATGGAAAAGAGGCATTTTACAATCCAAACATTATTTTTCAATTTGATTCGAACGATACCATTCAATCGTTTTCTGAAGGTATTGATTTTAATTTTATGGCGCACAAAAACGCAATTTCCAACATGATACAGACTAATAACACGCAGGTTTTATCAAACAGTTTTGTATTTATCTTTGCCAAAGAACCCATGAATTTAAGTATAAACAGTCACGAATACCACCTTCAACCGAATGATTTATTGGTCATCAATAATGAGCAGCACCAAGAAATACGGATAAATTTGCATGCAAAGGCAATAATAGGATATTGTAACAAAATTTGATAAAAAAAATTTGGAATAATTAAAATTTCAAATAACTTTGTATTTCAAAGTAAAATAGAATGAATCAAAAAGTTTCTGACGATTTAGCACATATCCGTTCTATGATGGAACGTTCATCCAGGTTTTTATCTTTAAGCGGATTATCTGGGATAGGAGCAGGCATTGTTGGTTTGGTAACTGGATGTTTGGCAATGTATTTAACCAATGGAAAAATGCAATACGTTAGGAGTAATCATGTGCAACCTTACGAAAGTTACATGGTAAACCTTCTTTTAATTTTGGGAATATCAGCCTTAGTATTAGCTATTTTTTGTGGATGCTATTTTACAGTCCAAAAGAGCAAAAAGTTGGGTTTACAAATTTGGACGGCTACCACCAAGAAAATTCTGGTTCAATTGGCAATTCCATTACTCGTTGGCGGTGTTTTTGTTTTGGCGTTGCTACAATATAATTTATACGGATTGGTTGCGGGTACAACCCTTATTTTCTACGGATTGGCTTTGGTAAATGCCGAGAAATATACCTATTCAGATATTAAATATTTGGGATACTTTGAAATAGTTTTAGGCTGTTTGTCTTTATTTTTTATTGGTAAAGGATTAATCTTTTGGACAGTTGGTTTTGGCGTTTTGCACATTGTTTACGGTGTGATTTTATACCGAAAATATAAGTAAATGAGTATAATTAGCGGTTTAAATAAAGAATTTGAAAGCAGAGTGCGCTTGGGAATGATGTCGGTTCTTATGGTGAACGATTGGGTAGATTTTACCGAAATGAAAAATCTGCTGCAAGTGACCGATGGCAATCTTGCAAGCCATTCTACCGCCTTAGAAAAACACGAATATATCGAAATTAAGAAAGAATTTGTGGGTAAAAAACCGCGAACATCCTATAAAATTACCGAAGCAGGCAAGTTGGCATTTCAGCAACATCTTGCTTTCCTCGAAAAAATAATGAGACAGTAAACCAGTCTTATTTTTTTACTAATAAACTTTGAAATACAAAGTACTTTTAAATTAATATATTATGAAAAAACAATTTTTAATTTTTGGCAGCGCTATTTTGTTTACCATTTTGTTCTATGATCAAGAATTGGGGTTAAACCTATCTGTTTTTGCCCTACTTTTGGTAGTAACACAATTGGTAATGCACCCTAAGTTGATTCACAATAAAAAAGCGTTAGTGTTGGCAGCATGTGTTGTCGCAGCAAGTGTTTCAAATGCTTGGTTACTTTCGGTTGCAACTGTTTTTACCGTTGTAATCACCTCGTTTGTGTTTCGCTATTTTGTGGTGGATCCACAAATGAAATTAATTTCCAATGCGTTTAATTTTGTATTGAGTTGGCCGGCGTTTGTGGTTCGGTTTTTTAAGGTAGATGAATGGTTGGAGTTTAAAAAAGATGATTCTAAGAAAACAATCATCAAGCTGTTTTCCTATGTGGTTATTCCTTTGGTTATTCTTTCGGTTTTCTTCGGATTATATGTTTCATCAAGTGAATGGCTTAGTAAATGGTATAATCGGTACGAATGGAACATTAACGGATTAATTATTTTTACCATATTATTGGGGTTTTATATCAGTTTTGTTTTTTGGCACATCAAAAGCTTCAACTTTATAAAAGTGATTGATAAAAACCTGAAATTTCACTTTTCACGCACCGAGCAAACTGCTTTAAAACCCACATTCAATTATATTCCTGTAGCTTTTGAAATGCGAAGCGGTGTTATTACACTTGCTAGTTTAAATGCAATGCTTTTATTTTTTATTGTGGTTTTCAACATAGAAAATGCACAGCAAAACATCCAACACATTTCCGAATACAGCAGTCGTACGCACAGTCAAATCTATTTAATCATTGTATCGGTTTTCTTGGCAATGGCAGTTGTTTTGTTTTTCTTTAAGAATACTTTGAATTTTATTAAAAACAATAAGTGGTTGTTGCAACTTACAAAAATTTGGATTGCATTGAATTCACTGCTGATTTGTTCCGCATTTTATCAAAATTCAGTTTATATCAGCTCGTTGGGGTTGACCTATAAACGATTAGGTGTGTATTTGTTTTTAATTATTTGCTTTGTAGGATTGCTTTATTCCTATCTAAAAGTGCAGCATAAAAAAACTAATTTTTATTTAATAGACCGCATGTCGTGGGTGCTTTTTTACAGTTTGGTTGGTTGTTCGCTTTTTAATTGGGGCAATATTATAACGCATTACAACTTACAAAAAGAAACAGCCGATTTGAATTATCTAATGAATTTGTCTGGAAACGAAAAAGCACTGATTGATTATTACAAAAAACAGCATATGGAAGTTCCGGAATATCTTTTAAACCTATTAAAATATTATGATGAATTACCGCTTTTATCGAAGCAGTTGTATTATAGTAATTTTTAAGACAGATGATAAAAGCATTTATTGAAAAATTCAATTTAAAGGGTTATCTAACTTTGTTAGTTGTTTGGATTCTTATTCAAATATTCACATTTTACCTCTTTCCGTTTTTTGTAATTCCATTTATATGGTTGCTAATGATACTATATTTTTTAGTATTAATAATCAGAAACGTCATCATTTCGATTAAAAATAGAAAAGTTCCTTTAACTGTCAGTCAAAGGATTCTAAAATTAACGATTGTATTAATCTTATTTAGTTTAACTTTTTATAAAGTTAACCATGTGCCACAGCTGATTGTAGAAAAGATTGATTGGTACGTTTTGTTTAAAAAAAGAACACAAATTATAGAGCAAGTAAAGAACAAAGAGTTACTACCAAATGTTACCTATAATGGTTTTATGTGCGAGCTTCCTTTTGAATTTCCAATAGTTTCGAATGGTGGAAATGATATTGCAATTTATCATAATAATGAAAATGAATATACTATTGCTTTTTTTGTTTTTAGAAATTTTTTTGAAGCACCATCAACCAAAATAATATATTCTGAAAATCCAGAGAATATAAAATATTTTGAAGAAAAAATTAAAAGAAATCCTGATAATAATTGGAAAATAAAGAATAATTGGTATAGAATTTATGGCGATTAATAAATCCGAGTTTCAAACTCGGATTTTTTAATTTCTATTCCCTCTGCGTTCGTTTCGTAGCGGACGTTGTTCGGTAAATTTCTTTTTAAAATCTTTACGGTCTTTGGTTGGCGCTGGGTTTTTATTAACCAAAGGTTTATTGTGTTTTTGTAAGCTTCCTTCTTCGGTTTTGGTACTTTCGCTAATTAATCGGTTGAGTTCGTCCATTTCTTTTTTTGAAATTTCCCGGTATTTCCCAACGGGAACATCTAACGAAATATTCATAATACGAATACGCTTCAATGCTACTACTTCATAATCAAAATATTCGCACATTCTGCTTCTATACATTCTAGTTTAATTCCTAATCATATTTGACTTTCTTTTCATAGAAATGCCCCAAACAGTATTTAACTTTTTGGAGCATGTTCAAACTAAATAACGGTTTTTTTATAAACTAAACGAACTATTAAAAACTATACTTATTTTCTCCAATTACGTGGCTGGCAATGGTTTCTTTCAACTGTACCACATTAGGTTGATTGGTATATTTTGTGAAACGGCGCAAGCCCATTAGCATCATACGTTGTTCATCTTCTTCTGCAAACGAAACAATTCCTTCTTTTCCTTTGGTATAAATGATATCAACAGCTTGGTATAAATACAATTTTGCCATGGCAATTTGTACACTTGCGGCATCTTCACCAATATTTTTAGCTAATTTTTCTGTACGCAAAATACCTGATTCAGCCATATAAATTTCAATCAACATATCCGCTGCAGCCATTAATAACTGTTGGTGTTGATCTAATTCGGTTCCGTATTTTTGTACTGCCGAGCCGGCTACCATTAAAAAGGCTTTTTTCAATTTTGCAATCAATGCTTTTTCTTCTGCAAATAATTCAGAATAATCGGGAGTTTCAAAATCGGGTATTCCCAATAATTCTTCGCCCACTTTCATTGCCGGACCCAATAAATCAACATGGCCTTTCATGGCTTTTTTGATGAGCATACCAACGGTTAACATTCGGTTGATTTCGTTAGTTCCTTCATAAATTCTTGAAATACGCGCATCTCTCCAAGCACTTTCCATTGGTGTATCTTCAGAAAATCCCATTCCGCCAAAAATTTGAATGCCTTCATCGGCACAATGTTGTACATCTTCAGAAACAGCAACTTTTAAAATAGAACATTCAATTGCAAATTCTTCCACACCTTTTAATTCAGCTTCCTGATGCGAATTCCCTTCAGCCAAACGCGCATTGATTCTGTTTTCGATGTCACCTGCAGCTCTATACGAAGCCGATTCGCCAATATACGCATTGGTTGCTAAATCGGCAATTTTTGAACGAATAGCTCCAAAATTGGCAATAGGTGTTTTAAATTGTACACGTTCGTTGGCATAATTTACCGATTGTGTAATTAAACGGCGTTGTGAATCTAAACACGCAGCTGCTAATTTAATTCTACCCACATTTAAAGCGTTCATGGCAATTTTAAAACCTTCACCACGACCGCC containing:
- the ccoG gene encoding cytochrome c oxidase accessory protein CcoG gives rise to the protein MSEDHNNFRDRLGTVDEEGKRVWVYPKKPAGKFYNKRKWVSYFLLLILLASPFVKINGNQFFLFNVLERKFSFFGFTFWPQDFYIVVIGMIIGIVFVALFTVVFGRIFCGWICPQTIFMEMVFRRIEYWIEGDRGAQIRLNKQEWNAEKIRKKALKWFVFFIVSFVIANVFLSYIVGSDHVLSMIINGPVNNISTFVSLIIFTAVFYFVFVWFREQVCIIACPYGRLQGVLLDEKTIVVAYDYKRGEAENGRAKFRKNEDRNEKGLGDCIDCAQCVHVCPTGIDIRNGTQLECVNCTACIDACDFMMESVNLPKGLIRYASESEIAKKEKFVFTTRMKGYTAVLLILIGILSGLLFMRSDVEAKILRLPGQLFEHKGDYISNVYTYKIANKSTQNFDNVTIKLAHPEGKIELVGKKSIQIPKEDMAQGTLFIEIPQAVLKSDKTEVQIEVYNNEELIDQTKTNFMSPRSFN
- a CDS encoding FixH family protein, with product MKFNWGTGIVIGIAAFMIFILQYVIRVQIDARYDNELVTEQYYQKETEVNSNYSKQQNANKLADAFQIKTTSQGIAIYFPKDFNPQEIIGTVSLYRPSNQAFDQTIPIELSSNYLLIPKSRLIDGRWDISIDFSYKGTDYLKQQTLHL
- a CDS encoding sulfite exporter TauE/SafE family protein, yielding MIIPLLLGLLSSLHCVAMCGPIALALPVHQFSTTKKTLLIVLYHLGRISVYTLLGVVFGTIGKGLFITGFQQQTSIILGICLIISVLFLNEKRLQQSLLKFNSKGYMKFKSVFGAYLKKRTAFSLYVLGLLNGLLPCAMIYMALFGATATQGGVYGGLFMLWYGLGTIPLLTVLIWMSSWINKYFKNKLQKAVPVFLTFTGILLILRGLDLAIPYVSPSTLQLFISANPQCF
- a CDS encoding MutS-related protein, with amino-acid sequence MYSKISQEQEIILKKLLKQKNAISFTRIVLLAASVYFLYLMLYRKQEVFGWMALVFIVLFILVVTVYLKLQSKVAYHKTLKQINTNELSFLSGTHQFNDGLAYQNPQHAFSYDLDLFGPHSIFQFINRTGTFLGEEALAESLQQIPTADYILQKQEAIKELAPNLTFRQHFQALSHLADTAKEDDLAIKKWSESSIQNPPKGNQILAIAFPVLLFLSILGWIFNLHVVFPKLVFLFFTLNLIAMGSFSRFIMKEIGKSDKISNTLMQYSKMLQAFESQSFQSKHLQLLQNQLKFKQNTAFEIVTQLANHFEKLNTIANLFVFIAFNGLFQYHFWVYKKLQNWKSNHQKQLWEYMKILGEVEALNSLANFAYNNSDYQYPNISSDQITFENLGHPLIPKEKRVRNSIDFHNKSFVILTGSNMSGKSTFLRTIGINLVLSYCGAPIDAQQASVYPLPLWVSMRLTDSLSDSESFFFAEVKRLKQIVTKAEKQPIFVLLDEILKGTNSNDKQSGTIGVIEKLHQMNVLGVIATHDLEVCETTNKYPETMENKCFEVEIINNELHFDYLLKDGICQNKNATFIMKKMEII
- a CDS encoding HutD family protein, producing MKITKISKDFLNPTVWDGGETYEYFIYPPGSNYSERNFLFRISVATIIKAPSIFTRFENYQRFLLMLNGDLHVYQNGKEAFYNPNIIFQFDSNDTIQSFSEGIDFNFMAHKNAISNMIQTNNTQVLSNSFVFIFAKEPMNLSINSHEYHLQPNDLLVINNEQHQEIRINLHAKAIIGYCNKI
- a CDS encoding winged helix-turn-helix domain-containing protein, coding for MSIISGLNKEFESRVRLGMMSVLMVNDWVDFTEMKNLLQVTDGNLASHSTALEKHEYIEIKKEFVGKKPRTSYKITEAGKLAFQQHLAFLEKIMRQ
- a CDS encoding DUF4153 domain-containing protein — encoded protein: MKKQFLIFGSAILFTILFYDQELGLNLSVFALLLVVTQLVMHPKLIHNKKALVLAACVVAASVSNAWLLSVATVFTVVITSFVFRYFVVDPQMKLISNAFNFVLSWPAFVVRFFKVDEWLEFKKDDSKKTIIKLFSYVVIPLVILSVFFGLYVSSSEWLSKWYNRYEWNINGLIIFTILLGFYISFVFWHIKSFNFIKVIDKNLKFHFSRTEQTALKPTFNYIPVAFEMRSGVITLASLNAMLLFFIVVFNIENAQQNIQHISEYSSRTHSQIYLIIVSVFLAMAVVLFFFKNTLNFIKNNKWLLQLTKIWIALNSLLICSAFYQNSVYISSLGLTYKRLGVYLFLIICFVGLLYSYLKVQHKKTNFYLIDRMSWVLFYSLVGCSLFNWGNIITHYNLQKETADLNYLMNLSGNEKALIDYYKKQHMEVPEYLLNLLKYYDELPLLSKQLYYSNF
- a CDS encoding acyl-CoA dehydrogenase family protein, which translates into the protein MENITRGGQFLVKETLAENIFTPEDFSEEQKMMRDSVKEFIDRKIWPNKDRFEKKDYQFTEECMREAGELGFLGVAVPEAYGGLGMGFVSTMLTCDYISGATGSFSTAFGAHTGIGTMPITLYGTEEQKQKYVPKLSSGEWFGSYCLTEPGAGSDANSGKTKAELSADGKSYKINGQKMWISNAGFCHLMIVFARIEDDKNITGFIVEYDAANPNGITLGEEEHKLGIRASSTRQVFFNDTIVPVENMLGGRGEGFKIAMNALNVGRIKLAAACLDSQRRLITQSVNYANERVQFKTPIANFGAIRSKIADLATNAYIGESASYRAAGDIENRINARLAEGNSHQEAELKGVEEFAIECSILKVAVSEDVQHCADEGIQIFGGMGFSEDTPMESAWRDARISRIYEGTNEINRMLTVGMLIKKAMKGHVDLLGPAMKVGEELLGIPDFETPDYSELFAEEKALIAKLKKAFLMVAGSAVQKYGTELDQHQQLLMAAADMLIEIYMAESGILRTEKLAKNIGEDAASVQIAMAKLYLYQAVDIIYTKGKEGIVSFAEEDEQRMMLMGLRRFTKYTNQPNVVQLKETIASHVIGENKYSF